A single window of Selenomonas sputigena DNA harbors:
- a CDS encoding DUF441 domain-containing protein → MYSEYLMLLLILALGIIGHNTTVAYAVIIVLVLKLLGLTAMLDILSVNGLNWGIVLLLAAILVPIATGDVTIANMIDAFKSPLGIAAIVCGVLAAMAGGGGVELLKNDPHIVAALIIGTIIGVCFFKGVAVGPLIAGGMTYALMKLFASIK, encoded by the coding sequence ATGTATTCCGAATACCTCATGCTGCTCCTGATCCTCGCCCTCGGCATCATCGGTCACAATACGACGGTCGCCTATGCCGTCATCATCGTGCTCGTTCTGAAGCTTCTCGGACTGACGGCAATGCTCGACATCCTTTCCGTCAATGGGCTGAACTGGGGCATCGTACTCCTTTTGGCTGCCATCCTCGTGCCGATTGCGACAGGCGACGTGACCATCGCCAACATGATCGATGCCTTCAAGAGTCCCCTGGGCATAGCCGCCATCGTCTGTGGTGTTCTCGCTGCCATGGCGGGCGGCGGCGGCGTCGAGCTGCTGAAAAATGATCCGCACATCGTCGCCGCACTCATCATCGGCACGATCATCGGCGTGTGCTTCTTCAAGGGTGTCGCCGTCGGGCCTCTGATCGCGGGCGGCATGACCTACGCACTAATGAAGCTTTTCGCCTCTATCAAATAG
- a CDS encoding DAK2 domain-containing protein produces MTGNREVITGSDFKRMLSGAYGEFLLEYEGIDALSRKRQGERSALPGTHVLRTMGAAVMPLVDVKDESIGGLARRVASAAVLGARGTSGVVLAQLLRGIAKGLSGKNDATSSEFGKAFQYGILYAQRVLPPTVETVLVAAAKAVAKGAYHAVRANLPIAEILQTAIDEGRKALAEEKREEPGALVMQTFLQGCMKGLDGHFVSPAVSLSLGMGEDRLSIPDPRRDLVRPYCVTFRIVGSKARARDVEHRLQEDCRFVAVVHDERSLLVHVHTDHPGAVVEQAIGWGKLQSFRVTDMAEAHALTADYESLLPVALLAVASDAARGLRLTELGANVIVPGRREECPSVAELLHAAHSDLARTYVIVASDSSMELVLRQAKRILGERVELVLAKDEAEQDKAVALYDKKRTAKENAKAMRKLLE; encoded by the coding sequence ATGACGGGCAATCGAGAAGTCATTACGGGAAGCGATTTCAAACGCATGTTGAGCGGCGCTTACGGGGAGTTTCTTCTGGAATATGAGGGCATTGACGCGCTTTCAAGAAAGAGGCAGGGGGAGCGCTCAGCGCTTCCGGGTACGCATGTGCTGCGCACGATGGGCGCGGCGGTCATGCCGCTCGTCGACGTGAAAGATGAGAGCATCGGTGGCCTTGCGAGGCGTGTAGCGAGTGCGGCGGTGCTCGGCGCGCGAGGTACGTCGGGCGTCGTGCTCGCACAGCTCCTGCGCGGCATCGCGAAGGGGCTGTCGGGAAAGAATGACGCGACTTCGTCAGAATTCGGCAAGGCGTTCCAGTACGGCATTCTCTACGCGCAGCGCGTACTGCCTCCGACAGTGGAAACGGTGCTTGTCGCCGCCGCCAAGGCAGTGGCGAAGGGCGCGTACCATGCGGTGCGCGCAAACCTTCCGATCGCAGAGATCCTGCAGACGGCGATTGACGAGGGACGGAAGGCTCTGGCGGAGGAAAAGCGCGAAGAGCCGGGTGCGCTCGTCATGCAGACGTTTTTGCAGGGTTGTATGAAGGGACTCGATGGGCACTTCGTCTCGCCGGCTGTGAGCCTGTCGCTCGGTATGGGAGAAGATCGGCTTTCGATTCCCGACCCGCGCCGCGACCTCGTGCGCCCGTACTGCGTGACGTTTCGTATCGTCGGAAGCAAGGCGCGTGCGCGTGACGTCGAGCATCGCCTGCAGGAGGATTGCCGCTTCGTCGCCGTTGTGCACGATGAGCGCTCCCTGCTCGTCCATGTGCACACCGATCATCCGGGCGCCGTCGTCGAGCAGGCGATCGGCTGGGGCAAGCTGCAGTCGTTCCGTGTGACAGACATGGCGGAGGCGCATGCCTTGACGGCGGACTATGAGTCGCTGCTGCCCGTCGCGCTCCTCGCCGTCGCGTCGGATGCAGCGCGCGGCCTGCGCTTGACGGAACTCGGCGCGAACGTCATCGTGCCGGGCAGGCGCGAGGAATGCCCGTCGGTAGCGGAACTCCTGCACGCGGCGCACAGCGACCTCGCGCGAACGTATGTGATCGTTGCGAGTGATTCCTCAATGGAGCTTGTGCTACGCCAGGCGAAACGCATCCTCGGCGAGCGCGTCGAGCTTGTGCTCGCAAAGGATGAGGCAGAACAGGACAAGGCGGTCGCCCTCTACGACAAGAAGCGCACCGCCAAGGAAAATGCCAAGGCGATGCGCAAATTGCTGGAATGA
- a CDS encoding anaerobic C4-dicarboxylate transporter, producing MEMVLGFLVMLGCLLFGVHHGGIGLAVISGIGLAVYTFVFGYQPGVPPISVMLTILAVVTCAGFLQTSGGLTVMLKYAEKLLRNNPKQVTIFAPVTTWLLTVLCGTGHVVYTMFPIIYDVAIKQGIRPERPMAVSSVAAQMGICGSPVSVAVVSIIAFMAQAGHHVSVLQVLGVTIPATLTGVICAALWSYHRGKDLEKDEAFQEFIKNPKNKEYVYGDSESLQGQELPRSYYHAMFIFFFGILVIAILGNDPDLLPHFPDKLGEMKAIDMTEVIQMIMLLIAAAILVFCKVKAKEVGNSQVFRSGMVALLSVYGVAWMANTYFSAHMALLKEFLGTTVQAYPWAYAIIAFFTSKLVNSQAAAIAIVVPMALNVGVDPVLIMSFISACYGYFFLPTYPSDLACIGFDRSGTTRIGKYLLNHSFMIPGLIGVISGCCVGYVVAHLIF from the coding sequence ATGGAAATGGTTCTCGGTTTTCTCGTGATGCTCGGCTGTCTGCTCTTTGGCGTGCATCACGGCGGCATCGGGCTTGCCGTCATCAGCGGCATCGGACTTGCCGTCTACACCTTCGTCTTCGGCTACCAGCCGGGCGTGCCGCCGATCTCCGTCATGCTGACGATTCTCGCAGTTGTCACATGCGCGGGCTTTTTGCAGACTTCGGGCGGCCTCACGGTCATGCTCAAGTACGCGGAGAAGCTCCTGCGCAACAACCCGAAGCAGGTCACGATCTTCGCACCCGTCACGACGTGGCTTCTGACGGTGCTCTGCGGCACGGGGCATGTCGTCTACACGATGTTCCCCATCATCTACGACGTGGCGATCAAGCAGGGCATCCGCCCCGAGCGCCCCATGGCGGTTTCTTCCGTCGCGGCGCAGATGGGAATATGCGGCTCGCCCGTTTCCGTCGCGGTCGTTTCCATCATCGCCTTCATGGCGCAGGCGGGGCACCACGTCTCGGTGCTGCAGGTGCTCGGCGTGACGATCCCGGCGACGTTGACGGGCGTCATCTGCGCGGCGCTCTGGAGCTATCACCGCGGCAAGGATCTGGAAAAGGACGAGGCGTTTCAAGAGTTCATCAAGAATCCGAAGAACAAGGAGTATGTCTACGGCGACTCGGAGAGTCTGCAGGGGCAGGAACTGCCGCGCTCGTATTACCATGCGATGTTCATCTTCTTCTTCGGCATCCTCGTCATCGCGATCCTTGGCAACGATCCCGATCTTCTGCCGCACTTTCCCGATAAGCTCGGCGAGATGAAGGCGATCGACATGACCGAGGTCATCCAGATGATCATGCTCCTGATCGCCGCCGCCATCCTCGTTTTCTGCAAGGTGAAGGCGAAAGAAGTCGGCAACAGCCAGGTCTTCCGCTCGGGCATGGTCGCGCTGCTCTCCGTCTACGGCGTCGCCTGGATGGCGAACACGTACTTCAGCGCACACATGGCGCTCCTCAAGGAGTTCCTCGGCACGACCGTGCAGGCGTATCCGTGGGCCTATGCCATCATAGCCTTCTTCACGTCGAAGCTTGTCAACTCGCAGGCGGCGGCCATTGCTATCGTCGTGCCGATGGCGCTCAACGTCGGCGTCGATCCCGTGCTCATCATGTCGTTCATCTCTGCGTGCTATGGTTACTTCTTCCTGCCCACGTATCCGTCGGATCTTGCGTGCATCGGCTTCGACCGCTCGGGTACGACGCGCATCGGAAAGTATCTGCTGAACCACAGCTTCATGATCCCCGGTCTCATCGGCGTCATCTCCGGCTGCTGCGTAGGCTACGTCGTCGCGCATCTGATCTTCTGA